The window aactaaatatttttaagaccgattttaattttcttttaaaaactattttgttAGTGAAAGTACCATTCTACCCATGCCAAACAGCCACCGTACTCGGACACTTAAGGAACAGCCTTGTCTTTTCATCCGAGGTGGAATAGGAACCCAAGGTTAAGCTTAGTATTCCCCtgacacaaaaataaataaagaataaaataaataaattaagcaTTGCACGtgagcttcttttttttttttcatcggcCCCCACTACTTTTAATATTTGCACGTGTGCACacattttctataattatttctataattatttcatgTCTGTTCTGTTGCTCCAAAAAGTAAAAAGCTATTTCTCTTCTGACacgtttaatatattttactcataaaatgaaaaataaaaaataaaacacatttttttattattcatagTTTCAAGTACTATTTTCAACgcacaataataataataataataataaagtatttattcgccttttttatttctatatttgttaaattttttataactaCTTACCAATTAAccattttaaatgaatttaattttacattgaATTACaagttataaatattttgtattaaaatttaaaagtaaattcaTAAATGCCAACTtcggtatttttttttttttttgtttatttgatccctaaactttaaaaaaataatctaatatattattgaatttttaattttatatttaatacgactttttttttttaaattcacgAACGcttaatataaaatgaaaaagtttTGAGTTATACCCGACATaagctttaattttatatctaataaatagtttatgtcaaaaatctattaaataccaaaatttaaaaatttaaaagttgagAGTTTGTtagacataaattttaattatatatatatatatatatatatatatatatagatatatagtaaatgaattattttttaaaaaatgataagaCAGGCATCTAACATAAAATACAAAGTACGTTAGACTAtaaagttcttatgattgagcgGCTCACATAGGAGATGTACTACTGTAACAGTCTAAATCTATCggtagtaaatattgtctgttttaatCTGTTACGAATTATCATCaacttcatggttttaaaacacgtttgctagagAAAAGTTTCCAAATCGTTATaacaaatgttttgtttctctctacACTGTAATTTTATACGTGATCTCggaatatttaattaacattttttaagatttaaaaataattgagtgataaatttgaaaattaataatattataagtaaaaaataagaatccaAGAAAAGGGCATTGAAGTTAGAAATGAGAGCTGTCTCCTTCTCTTTTGAGTTACGCCTCCAATAAGAATCCCCTTGCAATTACAGCTGTTTgccatttcttttaattttattttaaaacccttatttaattcacataaataaataaataaataaataattaattaattaatggtaATCACGACTCTTACACAAAGAACATATTCTTCCTAGGCGGTGAAAGactaaaacattttttagatttaatttaattattcgaattaaaaaaaaaccataaatattaaatcggATAATTCTCGAGTTATTATtgattcaaaaatttattttatttttaataaaactaccacgtaaatatataaaacatttatttatttattattttctaacgttgaattaaattttgcatcagttttaaaaattattatcttcaattaaaaaaaattatggaattatataaaatcataataaatatttgtatacaTAATTGTATCCCataagaattatttatttatttatttattattatttactctgtctacaaaaattttaatttattaaatccaATTATCAGACGTCTCAAGTCTCGATCTAAATGgcttgagttgggttgggttgatctGGTTCTTCAGTTtgtctttcttatttttttcactaaATGTATACTAAACCGCCTTATGACTGATAGACTATTACTAGTGATTTTAGCTTAATGTAGGCAAGTTGCAGCCTACCATCCGAACTGAGGACGAGTTTTTGAAGTTAACTCACCCTCACAGGATCATGACCTTTTGTCCCCACCACTGTCACACGTGTGTTGTCCAGGGCGCAAGGGGCACGATGACTTGACGTGATTCTTACCTTCCTTCGACTCATCAACAATCTGCTCAGGATTCTAACCTTAGCGGTTGGCAACTAAACATGAGGGTTGCGCTCGTAGCAAGACTTAACCCAACACCTTATGCACGAGCTGATGACAGCCATGCACCACCTGTGTGCAGATTCGTGAAGTATTTattgattgatgttttgaCAACTCGTTAAATTTTATCGTACAATACCAAAAACACATAAAGATCAATAAGATTGGTACgaaatttaatatcttattctaataaaaactttagaataagatataaaatttaatataaagtattttattaatagGCGTGGAAAGTAGcgatgttttgttttctctttttcttttcgaagGCAGCGAATGAATTTTTGGCATTTTGATACGCAATTTGTGACGAGAGAATAATGCCACTGCACATGCTGTTGCATGCCATTTACTTCCCTCTCCGTAGGATTCATCGGCGATTCATAGGCGATTCGTAGGCGGTTCATCACTCATCACTACCACTgattttccccctttttcctcttttgaaTGATCTGAGATAGTGTAAATCATCTCTATTCAATTGATTTCTACTGCATTTTGCTTCTATTTGAAGTTTAATTCATCTTCTGAGACGTTTCTCCATCATTTCGATGGTTTTTGCAGATCGGTTTCTTTGATTTAGCATTTTAGGGATTTttagggatttttttttttttttttgtcgatgGTGGAGATTCAAGCTTGTGCAACTGGTTTGGTTAATCCGTCGGCATTATGTGCTGCAATAGACCAAGAATCCAAAGGGGAGAATATGAATGTTATTGCTCGAATGGCGGATGAGTTACacagagagagacagagaaatGCGAAGTTAATGGAGAGAATATCGTTTCTGGAAGCTAAATTGTTACAGGAAAGAGTTAAGGATCCTGAACTTGGTGATGAACTAGTATGATTTCTCAGTTTTAATTtcgttgttctttttttttttcattcattttgttTCATGCGCTCAATGGCCATTTTCACTTCCATTTCAGGGCAGTTGTTCCAAGCGGAGAAGCTTCAAGAGGCTTAAAAGAAGCAAAGAGGAAGCAATACTGAAGGATGGAACTCAGTTTTTGTCCCCAAAAGAGGTAAATCTAGAGGATCGATTGGTTAGTTGGATGAGTATGGATGAGACACAGTTTGTGCATTATGAAAAGTTAAAGGAATGTGATAATACTGTAGATTGTGTTGATTCAGACGAAactgataatgaaaatgattattatCATGAGGAGAGTGAAATCCCTTTTGACATCAAGAAGTGGGAAACTAATGGGAATTCAAGGAGTGTCAATGGTGTTAAACAAGATATATATCATGATTCGAATTCGGAACGTATCGAGAATCAATCTGGTGCTGAAAACAAGCCAACATTTGTAGATGATCAAACAGAAACTAAAGAAACTGGAAAAAAACTGGAGCCTAAAAGTGAAAGGAACGAAACCGAAAACAGTGAACTGTATGAGCAAACGCAAAACATCCTGGGATCTGGGAATGATGTCGGATTTGGAAGTGTATCATTGCAAAGAAAGCCTCCAAAGTTAGCGTTCTGTCCTAAAGAAGTGAAGGGAATTATTGAATCAGAAGCTTTGCTGCAGAGAAACGCCCAGTCTCATACCATGAGGAAAATAATAGTGTTTTCATGTCTTGGTATAAGGCATGGCTGTGAAGAGATGTATGAGTTAGACTTCAATCATTTCAGTATTATAAGGAAAGGAGAGCCATTCATTTCTCCTCAAAATCCTGGGGTAAGCAGCTCAAGATTTATTGTTGTATGTTCTGGAAATATCTTGTGTTTCGCCTCGTTACGACGTTAACTTTGTAGTTTGTTTGATATTAGGAGCATGTGTTGTATGAGAATCCTGGTGTGAGGAGGAAGATTTTGTATCCCAACAGGCACCACCCAACACTATGTCCTGTTCAAATacttgaagaagagaaagcaaTGCGACCATTTGATGTTAACTGTCCTTCTTGTTTATTTCTCTGCATCAAATATGGTGGCAGGACGAGGAATCTTCCGCAGAATGAGTAAGATGATCATTTGTGAGAAGACCACCGGTCATTGTTTGAATTTCATGTAAAACATATTGACATGAATTGcgaaatctcacattggttgaaacctctttctagtagacgcgtttaaaaccgtgaggctgacggcgatatgtaacgagccaaagcggacaatatctactagcggtgggcttgggctgatacaaatggtatcagaggcagacACCGAGTGaggtgccagcgaggacgctaggcccccaaggagggtgaaaaggggaagaagcattccttataagggtgtggaaacctctttctagtagacgcatttaaaatcgtgaggctgacagcgatacgtaacgggccaaagcggacaatatctactagcagtgggcttgggctgatacaaatggtatcagaggcagacACCGAGTGAGGTGCCAGCGATgacgctaggcccccaaggagggtgaagaggggaagaagcattccttataagggtgtggaaacctctttctagtagacgcatttaaaatcgtgaggctgacagcgatacgtaacgggccaaagcggacaatatctactagcagtgggcttgggctgatacaaatggtatcagaggcagacaccgggtggtgtagcggggacgctaggcccccaaggagggtgaagaggggaacaaagcattccttataagggtgtggaaacctcttcctagtagacgcgttttaaaaccgtgaggctgatggcgatacgtaacgggccaaaacggacaatatctattagtgatgggcttggactattacatgAGAAAAAGAGGTTCCTTTAATAGCTGTGTTCATAGCTGTTGATTAACTTGAAGATTGTCACTGATTATGCACAGGTATGTGAGACAGCGAATGGGAAGAAACAAGCTCAAGTCTTTTGGGCCACTCATGTGCAGGATGGCTAGGCTGGCTAATCCTCGCAGTGGGAGCTTTTTTTTCAAAGCATTGGGCATTACCCTTCTCTTCATGGCTGGTTTTCCAGATGACCTTGTCCGCAAAGAAACCAAATACCGTAATTTGGACTTGCTTCAGAAATACTACAGGTATTGCTATTGCAATGGAAGTAGCAGGAAAAAGAACATAGAAGCATTTTATGAACTTTCACTCATAATTTATAACTACAATGCTGCACTTCAGctatgaactttattttgcAGGACAGACAAGGATGCCGTAGGCGAGGAGCTATTTCTTGCACGCTCGACAGCCGACAGCAATGTGAGATCATATCCCCTCAACTCAGAGTCTCTGAACTCATGTTCAGACGCTCTGATTCTAGAATTGCATCATGAATTTAAGACCTTGACACAATTTGTTCAACACAGGATGACAAATTTGTTCAGGAGCAGCTAGCTGGAAATACCATTTCAACAAAATCAAGGGGGAAAAAACAAACTAGCACAAGCGAACAGCCTGGTTCTTCAGATAAAACAGCACCCCATTTGGCATCATCttcaacaaaatttggatcagtAGGGTATACTTCGATCCAAACTCGTGCTATGGCAGCATTTCAGTCACTGCCATCTCCATCTCAGACACCAATTGAGAGCAACCATCCAATTTCTTCATGTGCTGTGGCCTCctaccaaaaccaaaacccccTTAATTATTTCCCACCAAACGCGTTCGTTCCTCTGATGTATTGGCCGCCTCCAAACTCATTCAATCCAGGGCTCTACCCTTCAGCTTATACATATCATTCTTTTCCATATAGTGGCAATTTTATCTCCTTCAATCAGCCTCATTGCAGCTTTCCCTGCAGCCCCTTCATGCCAAAAGCTATGGAAGATGCAAAGAATGAGGATTTATCAGAAGAAACGGATAGTAATTCTGACACTACTTCAAGCAGTAAAGATTAAGACACAACGACAAGCAGTAAACGGTAACCCGTCTCCTTTATAATATACTGCTTTATTTTAAGGTTCCATATCAGTTATTCCCTTACTTTTGTCTCTCTTTGAAAGTGGGTAAGCTGATGACCAAGTTTATTTGTAGCATTTTCATTCCTTTTAATGAACTTTCACTCATTTTGATAAGTTCTTGTTAAAATCAAGATGAAAATCATCAATTTTAGATGTTCTTATACTTTCTTGCAGTTGATTTCCTAAATGAGAAAGCAGCCTAGCATTGATTAGGCTCTTACTGTTAGGATAAATGCTCAAAGTTTAGACATGCATCTAGAGCGGGCTTGGTTCTAGTTTAGCCTATAATTCAGTGTAGCTTGTTGGCAATATTGCAGTGCTTCCTGATCTCACCCTTTGTGCCAGTGAGAGGGTTGTTCTCAGAAAGGATGGCAATGGCTCGTGAGAATTCCTTACCACGGACCCACGGACCCACTTCAGGACACTTAGTTGTTGTCCAGAACCATGGGTTTACCACGGACCTACCATTACTAAGTGAATCAAAAACTTGACTCCGGCCATCTCAACTGCCCAAATCATTATCCTTAAACCTCATCCTCCCTCAGTTCTCTACTACACTCGTTTCTCACTTGTTTCTTACGAACCAGAACCACCATAGCCAATGAATGAAGATAAATCTTTACCCCAACAATAACTCGAAACCTTCTTTGCAGCCCCTCTTCTCCGCCAAGCCAGACCTCAGCTCCCTCCCCGGCAGCTAGACCATGTCCTGCTCAAACCTCACAATGTTGGTGTCCCCAAAACCCACCGTCTCTGATGCATCCTCCCTTTTCAGCTCCCTTTCCAGAGCTACCCAGCTCGTTCGATATCAGTTTCCCCAGTCCACTGCGGCCTTCGGGAGCTCCGAGACTGTATCGATTCCGTCAAGAACACCCAAAAGATCACTGAAGCCATGAAGCTTGTCGCTGCAGCTAAAGTCCGCAGAGCTCAAGAAGCTGTTGTTAATGGAAGACCCTTCTCAGAGGCCTTGGTCGAGGTCCTTTACAACATCAATGAACAACTCCAAACAGAGGACATTGACACTCCTCTAACTAAAGTTAGACCCGTCAAGAAAGTCGCATTGGTTGTTGTCACCGGCGACCGCGGCCTCTGTGGTGGCTTCAACAATTCCATCATCAAGAAAGCCGAAGCCAGAATCTCGGGTCTTGACTACACTGTAATCAGCGTTGGTAAAAAGGGTAACACTTATTTCCTCCGCCGGCCGGACATTCCGGTGGATAAATTCCTCGAAGGCGGCACTTTTCCGACAGCCAAAGAAGCTCAAGCCATAGCTGATGatgttttttccttatttggAAGCGAAGAAGTCGATAAAGTAGAGCTTTTATACACAAAATTCGTGTCGTTAGTCAAATCCGACCCTGTAATTCATACCCTTCTTCCTCTGTGATGTGAACGGAATCTGTGTGGATGCGGCAGAGGATGAGTTCTTCAGATGAACAACAAAGGAAGGGAAATTGACGGTGGAAAGGGATTCAGTGAGGACAAGCACGGCGGATTTCTCACCGATTTTGGAGTTCGAGCAGGACCCAGTTCAGATCTTGGATGCTTTATTGCCTCTGTATTTGAACAGCCAGATTTTGAGGTCTCTGCAAGAGTCGCTGGCGAGTGAGCTCGCAGCTAGGATGAGTGCTATGAGCAATGCCACGTATAATGCTTCCGAGCTGAAGAGGACTTTGTCGATTGTGTATAATAGACAACGCCAAGCTAAGATTACTGgagaaattttggagattgTTGCTGGTGCCAatgcattgtttttttttttttttttttttttttttttttttttttttttttttttNTAGTTGTTGTTGTATATCTCTATATTCTTGATATCATTCAATTATAGAATCTAGAACATATTGGAAGTCTTTGTTCGATTCTTCGCTCCCAATCGACTTGTTGGTGACGAGAGTGCAATCGAGATTTGAATTTGTCTGATATGAGAAATCCCCTTAGTGATTGGGGAATGTAGGAGAGAGTGATAGTGATTTCGTCTCATTAGATAAAGAGAGTTGAAAACTAGGATGGTATTTTTCGTCCTCGTCTTGCCCTGTTccgattatatatatatatatattattacttaTATATTACACCATCTATGatatggaaaaaaataaatattattctttttgaaattcatttaaaggaaaattttaatgaacttaaatttcatttctatATTTGCAATTACAATAATAGcaattatgaacaaaaaaaaaaaaaaaaaaaaaaatcttacacAGGGTTGCTCAAGTAAGCACAAGAATTGATCAATATTACAACCGGATGAAATTGGTCCTGAAGATATGATAGTTAATCTTCTGCTTATATCACAACTAAATGAAAGTGATCCTAAAGGCAATGAAAGTGATCCTAAAGACATGATAATTAACCTTTTACTTATA is drawn from Cucurbita pepo subsp. pepo cultivar mu-cu-16 chromosome LG09, ASM280686v2, whole genome shotgun sequence and contains these coding sequences:
- the LOC111802457 gene encoding uncharacterized protein LOC111802457 isoform X3 — translated: MVEIQACATGLVNPSALCAAIDQESKGENMNVIARMADELHRERQRNAKLMERISFLEAKLLQERVKDPELGDELGSCSKRRSFKRLKRSKEEAILKDGTQFLSPKEVNLEDRLVSWMSMDETQFVHYEKLKECDNTVDCVDSDETDNENDYYHEESEIPFDIKKWETNGNSRSVNGVKQDIYHDSNSERIENQSGAENKPTFVDDQTETKETGKKLEPKSERNETENSELYEQTQNILGSGNDVGFGSVSLQRKPPKLAFCPKEVKGIIESEALLQRNAQSHTMRKIIVFSCLGIRHGCEEMYELDFNHFSIIRKGEPFISPQNPGEHVLYENPGVRRKILYPNRHHPTLCPVQILEEEKAMRPFDVNCPSCLFLCIKYGGRTRNLPQNEYVRQRMGRNKLKSFGPLMCRMARLANPRSGSFFFKALGITLLFMAGFPDDLVRKETKYRNLDLLQKYYRTDKDAVGEELFLARSTADSNDDKFVQEQLAGNTISTKSRGKKQTSTSEQPGSSDKTAPHLASSMAAFQSLPSPSQTPIESNHPISSCAVASYQNQNPLNYFPPNAFVPLMYWPPPNSFNPGLYPSAYTYHSFPYSGNFISFNQPHCSFPCSPFMPKAMEDAKNEDLSEETDSNSDTTSSSKD
- the LOC111802457 gene encoding uncharacterized protein LOC111802457 isoform X2; amino-acid sequence: MVEIQACATGLVNPSALCAAIDQESKGENMNVIARMADELHRERQRNAKLMERISFLEAKLLQERGSCSKRRSFKRLKRSKEEAILKDGTQFLSPKEVNLEDRLVSWMSMDETQFVHYEKLKECDNTVDCVDSDETDNENDYYHEESEIPFDIKKWETNGNSRSVNGVKQDIYHDSNSERIENQSGAENKPTFVDDQTETKETGKKLEPKSERNETENSELYEQTQNILGSGNDVGFGSVSLQRKPPKLAFCPKEVKGIIESEALLQRNAQSHTMRKIIVFSCLGIRHGCEEMYELDFNHFSIIRKGEPFISPQNPGEHVLYENPGVRRKILYPNRHHPTLCPVQILEEEKAMRPFDVNCPSCLFLCIKYGGRTRNLPQNEYVRQRMGRNKLKSFGPLMCRMARLANPRSGSFFFKALGITLLFMAGFPDDLVRKETKYRNLDLLQKYYRTDKDAVGEELFLARSTADSNDDKFVQEQLAGNTISTKSRGKKQTSTSEQPGSSDKTAPHLASSSTKFGSVGYTSIQTRAMAAFQSLPSPSQTPIESNHPISSCAVASYQNQNPLNYFPPNAFVPLMYWPPPNSFNPGLYPSAYTYHSFPYSGNFISFNQPHCSFPCSPFMPKAMEDAKNEDLSEETDSNSDTTSSSKD
- the LOC111802457 gene encoding uncharacterized protein LOC111802457 isoform X1; protein product: MVEIQACATGLVNPSALCAAIDQESKGENMNVIARMADELHRERQRNAKLMERISFLEAKLLQERVKDPELGDELGSCSKRRSFKRLKRSKEEAILKDGTQFLSPKEVNLEDRLVSWMSMDETQFVHYEKLKECDNTVDCVDSDETDNENDYYHEESEIPFDIKKWETNGNSRSVNGVKQDIYHDSNSERIENQSGAENKPTFVDDQTETKETGKKLEPKSERNETENSELYEQTQNILGSGNDVGFGSVSLQRKPPKLAFCPKEVKGIIESEALLQRNAQSHTMRKIIVFSCLGIRHGCEEMYELDFNHFSIIRKGEPFISPQNPGEHVLYENPGVRRKILYPNRHHPTLCPVQILEEEKAMRPFDVNCPSCLFLCIKYGGRTRNLPQNEYVRQRMGRNKLKSFGPLMCRMARLANPRSGSFFFKALGITLLFMAGFPDDLVRKETKYRNLDLLQKYYRTDKDAVGEELFLARSTADSNDDKFVQEQLAGNTISTKSRGKKQTSTSEQPGSSDKTAPHLASSSTKFGSVGYTSIQTRAMAAFQSLPSPSQTPIESNHPISSCAVASYQNQNPLNYFPPNAFVPLMYWPPPNSFNPGLYPSAYTYHSFPYSGNFISFNQPHCSFPCSPFMPKAMEDAKNEDLSEETDSNSDTTSSSKD